Part of the Pseudodesulfovibrio mercurii genome is shown below.
CTTCCCCGGCGGTGTAGACATTGCTCATAGAGGAGCAATGATGAGCATATACGCCCGATTGATCACGTCCGTCTTCGTCCTGCTCGGCCTGATCTGCTTTGCCGCCTACCTACGCCGCAGGGAGTTCATCAAGGAGGAGCACGGCGGCATCTTCGCCAAGCTCGTCACCCACGCCACCCTGCCCGCGCTCATCTTCACCTCCCTGGCCCGGACCACCATCGTCTGGTCCGAGGCCTGGCTGGCCCTGATCATGGTCGTGGCGGAACTGTTCGCCCTGTCCCTGGGCTGGGTGGGTGCCCGGCTCCTGCGCCTGGACCGGCCCTCCACCGGGGCGTTGATCCTGGTCTCCGGATTCGGCAGTTCGTCGCTGCTGGGCTATGCGCTGATCAGCCAGGTCTTTCCCGGCAACACGGCGGCCATGACCGAGGCCGTGGTGGTCTCCGAGATCGGCGTGGGCCCGCTCCTGTTCACCCTGGGCACCATGATCGCCATCTATTACGGCAACGAGGACGCGGGTAGGGACGCTCGGCTCAAGGCGGCCCTCGAATTCTTCCGCTCGCCCATCTTCATATCCGTGGCGGCGGGCCTGATCTGGGCCTGGTTCAAGCTGCCCACCGAAGGTCCGGTCATGGGGGCGATCATCCAGGCCCTGGACCTGGCCGGAGCGGCCAACACCATGATGGTCACCCTGCTGGTGGGCCTCCTGCTGCATTTCAAGGGCATCTGGGCCGTGGCCCTGCCCGGACTGGCCGTGGCCGCCAACAAGCTGATCCTCAAGCCGCTGATCATCTGGCTGCCCACCCTGGCCATGTCCGTGCCTTCCTGGGAGGTGCAGATTCTCATCCTGGAGGCGGCCATGCCCTCGGCCCTGCTGACCGTGGCCCTGTCCCGAACCTACGGGTGCAACGCGGGGCTGGCCTCGCGCATGGTCTTCCTGACCACGGCCCTGGGCGCGGTGACCATCCCGATCATGTTCGAACTGCTCGGCTAGGCCCCGGGAGGCGGCCATGGACAGCAACGGCGTGAAGGAACTGCTCGGGCGGCGGAACAACTTCGCCAACCACGCGGGCGTGGAGATGATCTCGGTCTCGCCCGGCGCGGCCGTCTGCCGCCTGGCCGTGGGCGACGAGCACCTGAATCCCTTCGGCACGGTCAACGCCGGGGCCATCTACACCCTGGCCGAGACCGCCTTCGGCGCGGCGGCCAACGGGCACGGCAACGTCACCTTGGCCGTGAACCTGTCCATCGCCTACCTCAAGCCCGCCACGGGCAAGCTGCTCACGGCCAAGGCCCTGGAGCTGTCCGCCGGGGGGCACATGGCCACCTACTCGGTCCGGGTGACGGACGAGACCGGCGCGCTCGTGGCCGACGTCCAGGCCATGGGCTACCGCACCAAGATCCCCCTGGAGGAGGTCTAGATGCGGGCGCTGGGCATAGACTTCGGCCTGAAACGCGTGGGGCTGGCGGTCAGCGACCGCACCGGCACCCTGGTCTCGCCGCTGAAGACCCTGGAGCGCACCACGCGCCAGGCTCTCTTTGACGAACTGACCGAAATCATTCATGATGAAGCCATCGAGGCCGTGGTGGTCGGCCTGCCGCTGGCCCTCAGCGGCGAGGACACCCTGACCACTCGGCAGGCCCGCAACTTCGCCGAGAGCCTGGGGAGAAGGATCGACGCGCCCGTCCACCTCATGGACGAGCGGCTGACCTCGGCCCAGGCCGAAGAGGAACTCAACGCCGCCGGACTGCGCGGCGCAAAACGCAAGGCCGCCCTGGACAGCCAGGCCGCCGTGGTCATCCTACGCTCATGGCTCGATTCCGCCGCTATATCCTGATCGTCACGGTCCTGCTGGCCGTTCTCGCCGGACTCGGCGCGGGCGGGTACAGGTGGTACAAGGCGTGGCAGGAGGACAAGTTCCTGACCACCCCGCCCGAGACCCCCGGCCGCGAAATCCTGTTCCGCGTGGAGCCGGGCCAGATATTCACCACCATCGCCGCCAACCTCAAGGCCGAGGGGCTGATCACCGACACCCGCCGCTTCTACGGCCTGGCCGTGCGCACGGGCAAGGGCTCGGCCGTGCGGGCGGGCGTGTTCCGGCTGTCCACGGGCTGGGTGCCGGAGCGCGTCCTGACCGAACTGACCTCGTCCTCCGGCGTCCTGCGCCGGGTGTCCGTGCGCGAGGGGCTGACCTGGTGGCAGACCGGCGGGATCATCGAGGAGGCGGGCCTGGGCGACGCCAAGGGATTCGCCGCGGCCGTGGCCGACCCCGCGCTGCTGGCCGCCCACGGCATCGAGGCCCGCGACGCCGAGGGGTACCTCTTCCCCGAGACCTACCTGCTGACCCCGCCCAAGGACCACCCGTCGCGCCACATGGCCGAGGTCATGATCCGAGAATTCCTCAAGAACGCGCAGAAGGTCTGGCCGCAGGGGCTGCCGCCCTTCGAGGAGTTGCACAGGACCGTGATCCTGGCCTCCCTGGTGGAGAAGGAGACCGGCGACGTGACCGAGCGGGCGCGCATCGCCGGAGTGTTCCGCAACCGGCTCAAAAAGCACATGCTCATGCAGTGCGACCCCACGGTCATCTACGGCCTGGGCCCGAACTTCGACGGCAACCTGAGGAAGAGCGACCTGCAGGACCGGGACAACCCCTACAACACCTACGTGCACCCCGGCCTGCCGCCCGGCCCCATCTGCTCGCCCGGCCTGGATTCCCTCCTGGCCGCGGCCCATCCCGAGGAGCACGGGTATCTCTATTTCGTGGCCAAGGGCGACGGCTCGCACCAGTTCAGCAAGACCCTGGAGGAGCACAACCGGGCCGTGCGCCGGTACCAGATCCGGCGCGACCGCTCCAACTATCGTTCCACCAGGCAGTGACATGTCCTGTCTTGGCGTTGCGGGTCCTTCATTTTTTCTATAGGTTACACTGGTACGCGTGATGGAGATATGGGGGAGTACAATGCGGCCGAAATTGATCTACACACTGCTGGCGGGCCTGATCCTGTGCCTGTGCATGGTCTCGACGAGCCTTGCCCAGGACGCCACCGTGGTCCGGCGCGCGGCCTTCGACATCGGCTCGGCGGCCATCAAATGCATCATCGCGGACGTGGACCTCTCCACCGGGCTCATCGTCAAGACCGTGGACACCCTGTCCGAAAAGGTCGATTTCGCCGAGGACCTGGCCCGCTCCTATGACGGCAACCTGAGCAAGGAAGTCATGGCCGAGGGCATCCAGACCCTGGAAAAGCTCAAGGCCGTGGCCGTGGAAAAGAACGCCCTGGAGTACTCCGCCGTGGGCGGCCGCATCTTCCAGAAGGCCCAGAACGGACGGGCGTACTTCGTGCGCATCCGCCAGGAGACGGGCATCCCCTCGCGGGTCATCTCCGAACAGCAGGCGGCCATGCTCAGCTACCACGCCGTGCGCCAGGAGCTGGACGACAAGACCGAGGACCTCCTGGTCTGGGACATCGGCGGCAACTCCATGCACATGACCATCCGCAAGCCGGACGGCGGGCTGCTCTTCTACATCGACCCCATGGCCTCGGTGGCCTGCAAGAACGTGGTCATCCGGACCATCCAGAAAAAGGACATCAACACCACGGCCAGCCCCAACCCGGTCAGCGCCGAGGAAGTGGCCCAGGCCCTGGCCTACATCCGGGCCCACGCGACCATCACCGTGCCCCGGTACATCGCCGACCAGGTCGCCCACCCGGGCCTGACCGTGGCCGGCATCGGCGGGGTCCACTACTATTCCGTGCCCGAGGTCCTGGGCGGGCGCAAGGCCGTCTACACCCGCGACGAGGTGGCCGCGGCCCTGAAAAAATGGACCGGCAAGTCCGACAAGGACTTCGACAGCGAGTACGCCGAGAGCCGGTTGACCAACCTCATCCTGGTCCTGGGCTACATGGACGCCCTGGGCATCAAGGAAGTGCGCCCGCTGAAGATCAACCAGGCGGACGGGCTGTTCGCGGCCCGCGAGTTCTGGTAGGCCGCGCCTAACGCAGGGGCGCTCCCAACCTGTCCGCCCAGTCGGGCGCGTCCAGGTCGCCGGGCAGGTAGATGTACCCGGCCCTCCCCGTTATCCGTTCCCGCCTGACCGGCCCGAGCCAGCGAGAATCGTAGCTGTCCTCGCGGTTGTCGCCCATGAGGAAATATTCGTCCGGCCCCAGGACGACCGGCCCGAAGGTGTCGCGCAGGGGCAGGAAATCCTCCTTGGAGTGGAACACGTAGGGCTCGTTCAGGGGCGTGCCGTCGATGAAGACCTTCCGCTCCCGGATCTCCACGGTCTCGCCGGGCAGCCCCACCACCCGCTTGACGAAGTCGCGCCCATTGGTCTCGGGCAGGGAGAAAATCACGATCTCGCCCCGCTCAAGCGCGTCGCCGGGCTCCAGGACCTCGACCATGAAGTGGTCGCCCACCCGGATGGTCGGCAGCATGGACGCGGACGGCACCTGGTAGGCCATGAAGAACCAGCCCTTGACGATCTGTTCGAAGACCGCGCCCGAGCCCAGGCTGACGGCCAGGCAGAGAAGGTAGACCCACCACCGGTTGCACGGCTTGAGGGTGTAGCCGGAAAGCCTGCGCGCCGTGGCGAAGGCCTCGCCCGCCGCGAACAGGTTGTAGCCGAGCAGGATGGACACGCACAGCAGCATGGCCGCGAAATCCGCCCAGAACAGGATCATGAACAGGGCCAGGATGATCTCGGCCACGTAGAAGCCCACGCCCTTGCGCCACTGGCCGTTGTAGACCTGGCCCAAGCCCACGGCCACCAGGGAAAGGACCATGGCCAGCCACGGGTTGCGGGGCTTTTCGCGTAGCGCGTTCAGGGGTTGCGTCTCGGCCATGCCGTCATCCTCCCGGTCAGTCGCTGACCAGCTTGTGCAGTTTGTCCCCGACCTTGAGCCCGTGGCCCGTGAACATGGTCACCACGACCTCGTCACGGGGCGCGGTCCGGACGTATTCGGCGGCCCCGGCCGCCACCGCCGCAGAGGTGGGCTCGATGCAGAACCCCTTGCGCCCCATGTCGCGGAAGGCCGCCAGGATGGCCTCCTCGGACACGGCCAGGCAGACGCCGCCCGTGTCGCGCACGGCCCGGAGCATCTGCTCGCCGCGCATGGGCAGGGCGATGGCGATGCCCTCGGCCAGGGTCGGTTCGGAGGACGCCTGGGCCACCGTGGCCGCGCCCGCCTCAAAGGCCGCGCAGAGCGGTGCGCAGCGGGCGGACTGCACGGCCACCAGTTTGGGCACGCGGTCGATGAGCCCCATGGCCTTCAACTCGGTGAAGCCGATGTGCGCCCCGAGCAGCAGGGTGCCGTTCCCGGCGGGCAGGACCACGGTGTCCGGCGCGCGCCAGCCGAGCTGTTCGACGACTTCAAAGGCGAAGGTCTTGGTGCCGTGAAAGAAGAACGGGTTGTACACGTGGCTGGCGTAGTAGCGGTCCTCGGCCGCGGCCATGCAGGCGGCGGCCGTGTCCTCGCGGGTGCCGGGCACGGGGTTGAGCTCGGCCCCGTAGAGTTCGATCTGGCCGAGCTTGCCCGGCGAGTTGTCGGCGGGCACGAAGATGCGGCAGCGGATGCCCGCCTTGGCCGCGAAGGCCGCCACGGCGCAGCCCGCGTTGCCGGACGAGTCCTCGACCACGTCGGTCACGCCGATGTGCGCGGCCATGGCCATCATGACCGCCGCGCCCCGGTCCTTGTACGAGCCGGTGGGGAAGAGCTGCTCCTGCTTGACCAGCACGTTGCGCCCGCCCAGGTCCACCTCGAGCATGGGGGTGAACCCCTCGCCCAGGGTCAGCTCCGCGCCCTCGGGCACGGGCAGCGCCTCGCGGTAGCGCCACAGGGTGGCGGGCCGCCCGGCCACCTCGGCCGGGTCCAGGCGCGGAGAAAATTCCAGGTCCAGCAGCCCGCCGCAGTCGCAGCGCCAGCGCGGAACCATGACGTCGAAGGCCAGGCCGCAGTCGCGGCAGACGAACCGGGTCATGCGCTCGCCCCCTCGTCCACGGCGGCCACGCACTCGATCTCCACCAGGAAGCCGTGGTGCAGGTCGCGGGTCGGAACCACGGCCCTGGCGGGCTTGTGGCTGCCGAAGAACTCGGCGTAGACCGCGTTGACCCGGTCCCACAGGCCGATGTCCGCGACGTAACAGGTGCACTTGAGCACCCGTTGGCGGGTGGTCCCGGCGGCGCGCAGGACCGCGTCCACGTTGGCCAGGGCCTGCCGGGTCTGCTCCTCGACGTCGCCGAGCAGCTTCTCGCCCGAGGCCGGATCCACGGGGAGCATGCCCGAGACCCAGACCAGGCCGCCGTGCGCGACGCCCTGGGAATAATGCCCCGCCGGGGGCGGACAATCCGGGGTGGATACGTACTTCATGGAGACTCCTTTTCTGAGGCCAACCGTGCCAGATTCCGACACGTTTGGCTAGAAGGAGCCGAAATCAGGCGGCCGGAATGTAGTCGCGGCCCAGGCGACAGCCGCGCGCCCCGAGAAAGGCGGCGATCTCCTCGCGCGCGCCCCTGCTGGCCACGTAGGGGAGGCAGAACCCCTCGCCCGGACCGGGGATGTCCATGCGATCCCGTACCGGGACGCCGTGGACCCGGTGGCCGATCTTGTTCGGGTCCACGTCGTAGTAGGCCGCGAACTCGATGCCGTGCGCCCGGAGCAGGTCGGCGCGCTTGCGGGTGGTCCGCCCGGAGCCGAGGATGTGGACCACCGGGTGGTGCGGGTTGTTGCGCGCAAGCCAGCGGGCCAGGTACTCGGTCTTGATGCGGTAGAAGGCGTCCACGTCGTAGCGCGGGTGGGTGCGCGACAGCCGGTCCGGCAGGTCGTTCCAGACGAGCAGCTCGGCGTCCGCCTTGAGCATGCGGACCCCGCCCTCCAGCCAGCGCAGGAGCAGGTCGTAGTCCTCGGGAAAGTCGCCCTCACGGTAGGGGCCGTGCGTCTCCAGGCAGTCGCGCCGGAACATGATGGACGGGTTGGGCACCGGGAACTCCACGAACCGGTTCAGGCTGATGGCCTCGTGGGTCAGCAGGGTGTTGGTCCAGTCCACGTAGTGGGCGTACCCCCGGCAGCGGCTGCGGCTGCCGCCGAAGCGCACCCGGCAGCCCACCAGGCCGACCTCCGGGTGGTCGTCCAGAAGCCCGGCCTGGACCGCCAGACGGCCCGGCAGAGATTCGTCGTCGGCGTCCATACGGGCGATGTAGGTCCCCCGCGCCGCCTCGATGGCCGCGTTGGCCGCTCGGATGACCCCGCCGTGGGGAATGGACAGGAAGCGGACGCGGGAATCCCGGCGCGCGTATTCGGCCAGGATTCCCGCAGTGTCGTCGCTTGAACCGTCGTCCACGGCCACCACCTCGAAGTCCGCGCCCTCCTGAGCCAGGAGCGAGTCGAGCGCTCCGGCCACGGTGTCCCCGCAGTCAAAGCAGGGCATGGTCACGGATATCCGGGGCGCGGCCACGGGATCAGCCCTCCTGCGCCCGGCTTTCGGCCACGGCCGCCCGGATGCGGCAGACCGAGCAGATCTCGGCGCTGGTGGGCGAACCGCATTCGGTGCACGGCGCGAGCACCGCCCCGGTCTCCTTCTCCTGGCGGGCGAAGGCCGGTTTGCCGTTCTTGAGGAAGGCCTGGTAGAACTGGAGCTTCTGGCCGGGGGAGCGGTGTTCCAGCTCGCCCCACAGCTCCTTGTGGCCGGTGAAGCTGGCCCCACCCGCATAGGGGCAGGGGTCGGAGTGGATCTCGATGCCCTTGAGAAAGGCGTAATTGGCGGTCTCGTACTCGCTCAGGCGGAACAGGGGCTTGACCTTGCGCACGAACCCCTCGGACGCGGGCAGGACCGGGCCCTGGTCGGACAGGTAGGCCGTGTCCCAGCGCAGGGTGTTGGCGAACAGACGGGCCACCTCGTCGTCCAGGTTGTGGCCCGTGGCCAGGACGTCGAAGCCCTCCTCCACGGCGATGCGGTTGAAGTGGTGTCGCTTCATCTTGCCGCACACGGCGCAGACCGGGCGCTTGACGTACTTCTTCACGTCCGGGATGGGCAGCCCCCAGGCGGCCATCTCGAAGACGCGCAGGGGCAGGCCGTGCAACGTGCAGAAATCCTCGACCTTCCTGCGGGCCTTTTCCGAGGAGTTCGGGATGCCCAGGTCGATGTGCAGGCCGGTGACGTCGTAGCCCTGGAGCTTGAGTTCGAGCATGAGCGCCAGGGAATCCTTGCCCCCGGACAGGGCCACCAGGATGCGGTCCTCATGGGTGAACATCTTTTCCCGGCGGATGGCCGTCTCCACCTGCTTGGTGAAGAAGAGCGGGTAGCAGTCCGCGCAGAAGCCGGAATGGTGGCTCGGCAGGGACACGTGGGCCGTCTTGCGGCAGCGGGTGCATTTCATATGAGTACCCCCTACCCGGCCGACGTGACTTTGCGGACCAGGAGCTCGTCCCCGTGGACGAGACTGCGGTCCGGGGTGAGCAGTTCGCCCCTGCGGGCGACCAGGGCCATGGTGGGACGGAGCTGCAATTTGTTCAGCACGGCGAGCACCGAGCGCGTGTCGTTCAGCTCGATGCGCTTCCCGTCCGGTTCCAGATTGACAATGATCATGGGTTCTCCTTTGCCGCAGGCCATTTTGACGGCCAACGACCGGGGGGACAGTAGCCGGGATGGCGGCCGAGTTCAACCCCGCCCGGCCCGGTCCGCCGACCCGGTCCGCCGGTCCGGGCCAAATGATGATAATTCGCCATAAAATTCAAAACCGCTGTTGACCCTAAAGTGTTCTATCGCCTATGCTCGTACCAAGGGCTAATTCCAAGGAGGAAGCCATGAGCCAACCCAAAATTCTCGTAGTGGACGACGAAAAACACATCCGCATGCTCTATCGGGAAGAACTGGAGGCGGACGGCTACAAGGTGGCCACGTCCGACGGCGAAGAGGACATCCTCGACGTCATCGCCAGGGAAAATCCGACCATCGTCATTCTGGACATCAAGCTGGGCGTCAACCGTTCCGGCCTCGACCTGTTGCAGGAAATCCGCACCAAGGACCAGCAGATTCCGGTCATACTCTCGACGGCCTACGACTCCTTCCAGCACGATCTCAAATCCATCGCCGCGGACTATTACGTGGTCAAGTCCGTGGACCTGACCGAACTGAAGGACAAGGTCCGGATGGCCCTGAACAAGGCCGGCGCCTAGCCGGACCATCCTCGACCGACCCGGAGACGGACGCCTTACCACGCGGGAGGGCGTCCCGTTTTTTTGCCCGGCCCGGCCTCGCGGCTATAATTGACAGTGGACGATTTTCATGGGTACCTGACAGGCTCCGGGGGAGAGGGCGTCCGGCCCCGTGCGCCCCGGCAAAGGCGGATCACACCCATGACACAAGCGACCAAGGCGGAATATTTCCCCATCTCCCCGCTCATCCTGCGGCCCGACTTCAAGGTGCCCTTCGACATCTTCCTGCGCCACGACGACAGCCACGTCCTGTTCAACGCCAGCGGCCGGACCATGACCAAGGCCAAGCGCAAGGAGCTGGCCCTGGCGGGCATCGTGACCATCTACGTGGACAAGCGCTCCCGCAGGCTCTACCACGACTATATCCGAGCCAACCTCCTCGACCTGCTGGAGGACGAGTCCATCTCCCTGACCGAGCGCGCCCAGGCCTGGACCAACGCGGCCACGGCCCTGTCCAAGGAACTCTTCGAGACCAACCTGCCGGGCCCGGCCTTCAAGAAGCGCTACGTCCGCTTCCAGGAACTGATCCGCAGCAGCGCGGGCTTCCTCAGCTCCCCGGAACCGCTCCGGAACCTGACCCGGTTCATCGGCAAGGGGTACGAGACCTACCACCATGGCATCTCGACCATGATCTACGCCGTGAACCTGATGCAGGAGTACAAGTTCGGCGACGACGAGGTCCTGGCCTGCGGCATGGGCGCCCTGCTGCACGACATCGGCCTGGTGGGCATGGACAAGGCCCTGCTCGAGACCGACCCCGCCGCCATGTCCCCGGCCAGCCGCCAGATATTCACCATGCACCCGCTCATCGGCGTGCGCGTCTGCGCCCACTTCGACCTGCCGATCATCGCCACCAACTGCATCCTGTTCCACCACGAGCGCATCGACGGCAAGGGCTACCCCACCCAGGCCTCGGGCGAGGAGATTCCCCTGCCCACCCGCGTGGTCGCCCTGTGCAACCGCTACGACGACCTGACCCGCAACCGGCCATACAGCCGGGCCGTCAAGCCCTTCGACGCCCTCAAATCCCTGACCGACGACAAGGGGCTGGTGGAGCCGGACATGCTCAAGCGGTTCATCAAGCTCCTGTCCAGGGCGGAGATCGTGTGACAACCCCCGGCACGGGCGGCCCGCCGGGCTGAAATCCCTTGCCGCCCCACCCCGTTGCATGGTAGCCGCTCCTGATGTTCGACATCACCGCACAGGACATCCAGGTCTACCTGACCCTGGCGCCCGGCCTGCTCATCGCCCTGGTCTTCCACGAGGTGGCCCACGGCTACGTGGCCTACATGCTGGGCGATCCCACGGCCAAGTCCCGAGGACGGCTGACCCTCAACCCCCTCAAGCACCTGGACCCCATCGGCACCCTGGCCTTTTTCTTCGTCCACTTCGGCTGGGCCAAGCCCGTGCCCATCAACCCCCGCTACTTCAAGGACCCGCGCAAGGGCATGATGTACACGGCCATGGCCGGACCGGGCATCAACTTCATCCTGGCCGCCCTGTTCGCCGGGGCGTTCCACCTCATGTCCCTGTTCAACCTGAACCCGCAGAACGCCCTGTACGCCGTGGCCTACTACGGGGTCTTCGTCAACCTGATCCTGGCCGCCTTCAACCTTTTGCCCATCCCGCCGCTGGACGGCAGCAACGTCCTGGCGTACTTTCTTTCCCCGCGAGCCGCCTACAGGTACATGTCCATGAGCCGCTACGGGTTCATCATCCTCATCGCGATCATCCTGCTCGGGCGCTACACCGGGCTCGACATCGTCGGCCGGGTGATCGTCCCCCTGGTCCAGGGTCTGGGCGCCCTGCTGGGCGTGCCCCTCTAACCTCCAACCGCAGACCACTTCATCATGAGCGAAAAACAACGAATCCTCTCCGGCATGCGTCCCACCGGCCCCCTGCACCTCGGCCATTACTTCGGCGTCATCGCCAACTGGCTGAAGATGCAGGAAGAATATGACTGTTATTTCTTTGTGGCCGACTGGCACGCCCTGACCAGCGAATACGCCGACCCGACCCGCATCAAGGGGTTCATCCCCGGCCTGGTCAAGGATTGGGTGGCCGCCGGACTGGACCCGGAAAAGTGCTCCATCTTCCAGCAGTCCCAGATCAAGGAACACGCCGAGCTCAACCTGATCCTGTCCATGTACACCCCCCTGGGCTGGCTCGAGCGCTGTCCGACCTTCAAGGACCAGAAGGAGCAGTTGACCCAGAAGGACCTGAACACCCACGGCTTCCTCGGCTACCCGGTGCTCATGTCCGTGGACATCCTCATGTACAAGCCCCTGGCCGTGCCCGTGGGCAAGGACCAGCTGCCGCACCTGGAGCTGACCCGCGAGATCGCCCGCCGGTTCAACCATCTCAACAACACCGACCTGTTCCCGGAACCGGCGGACATGCTCACCGAAGCGCCGGTCCTGCCCGGCCTGGACGGGCGCAAGATGTCCAAGAGCTACGGCAACTCCATCATGCTCTCCGAGCCGCTGGACGAGATCATGCCCAAAGTGCGCGGCATGAAGACCGACGAGAACCGGCTGCGCAAGTCCGATCCGGGCGACCCCGACATCTGCAACCTCTTCCCCTACCACAAGCTCATGACCGACCCGGCCAAACTCCCCGAGATCGTCAAGGGGTGCAGGGACGCGTCCTGGGGCTGCGTGGACTGCAAGAAGCTGCTCATGAAATCCCTGGAGGAATTTCTCACGCCCCTGCACGAGCGCCGCGCCGCCTGCACCGACGAGCGGGTCCGGGAAATCCTTGAGCAGGGCAACGCCAAGGCCCGCGCCTACGCCGTCAAGACCATGGAAGAGGTCCGCAAGGTCCTCAACTTCGACTTCTAGGCGAAAACAGGCTAGGGTGACGCAATCCACCCGGACGAGACCGGGCCAAACCACCATCCAGGAGATTCTATGACTGCGCAGAACGGCAGCACCGTCAAGGTACACTACACCGGCACCCTCAAGGAGGACGGCAGCCAGTTCGATTCCAGCGAAGGCCGCGAGCCGCTGGAGTTCAAACTGGGCGAAGGCATGGTCATCGCCGGATTCGAAAAGGCCGTGCTCGGCAAGTCCGCCGGCGACACCGTGACCGTGGAGATCCCGCCCGAAGAGGGCTACGGTTCCCCCAGCGCGGAGCTGGTCTTCCAGGTCCGCCGCGAACAGCTGCCGCCCACCGTGGAGCTGGAAGAGGGCATCATGCTGGAAATCCGCACCGAGAACGGCCAGCCCGCCTATGTCCGCGTGACCGAGTTCGACGACGAGCTGGTCACCCTGGACGGCAACCACCCCCTGGCGGGCGAGACCCTGGTGTTTGATATTGAGATCGTAGAAGTAGCATAAATAATTAAACTTCGATTAACTCCCCGCCTCTTGCTGCATCGGCGAGGGGCGGGGTTTCCTTTTTACGAGGCACGCCATGAGCATATCCGACCGTTGCTGCAACATCACCCCGTTCCTGGTCATGGAAATCAACGAAAAGGCCGAGGCCATGGAGCGCGCAGGTCAGTCCGTCATCCGCATGTGCGTGGGCGAACCCGACTTCGACACGCCCGAATGCGCCAAGAAGGCCGCCTGCCAGGCCCTTGCGGACAACAAGACCCACTACACCCACTCGCTGGGCATCCGCGAACTGCGCGAGGCCATCTGCGAGGACTACGCGAAGCGCTACGGCGTGACCCTCGACCCGGACAACATGGTCGTCACCCAGGGCACCAGCCCGGCCATGCTCGTGCTCTTCTCCACCATCCTCGAACAGGGCGACA
Proteins encoded:
- the ruvX gene encoding Holliday junction resolvase RuvX encodes the protein MRALGIDFGLKRVGLAVSDRTGTLVSPLKTLERTTRQALFDELTEIIHDEAIEAVVVGLPLALSGEDTLTTRQARNFAESLGRRIDAPVHLMDERLTSAQAEEELNAAGLRGAKRKAALDSQAAVVILRSWLDSAAIS
- a CDS encoding RidA family protein, whose translation is MKYVSTPDCPPPAGHYSQGVAHGGLVWVSGMLPVDPASGEKLLGDVEEQTRQALANVDAVLRAAGTTRQRVLKCTCYVADIGLWDRVNAVYAEFFGSHKPARAVVPTRDLHHGFLVEIECVAAVDEGASA
- a CDS encoding AEC family transporter; translated protein: MSIYARLITSVFVLLGLICFAAYLRRREFIKEEHGGIFAKLVTHATLPALIFTSLARTTIVWSEAWLALIMVVAELFALSLGWVGARLLRLDRPSTGALILVSGFGSSSLLGYALISQVFPGNTAAMTEAVVVSEIGVGPLLFTLGTMIAIYYGNEDAGRDARLKAALEFFRSPIFISVAAGLIWAWFKLPTEGPVMGAIIQALDLAGAANTMMVTLLVGLLLHFKGIWAVALPGLAVAANKLILKPLIIWLPTLAMSVPSWEVQILILEAAMPSALLTVALSRTYGCNAGLASRMVFLTTALGAVTIPIMFELLG
- a CDS encoding PaaI family thioesterase, with the protein product MDSNGVKELLGRRNNFANHAGVEMISVSPGAAVCRLAVGDEHLNPFGTVNAGAIYTLAETAFGAAANGHGNVTLAVNLSIAYLKPATGKLLTAKALELSAGGHMATYSVRVTDETGALVADVQAMGYRTKIPLEEV
- the mltG gene encoding endolytic transglycosylase MltG; this encodes MARFRRYILIVTVLLAVLAGLGAGGYRWYKAWQEDKFLTTPPETPGREILFRVEPGQIFTTIAANLKAEGLITDTRRFYGLAVRTGKGSAVRAGVFRLSTGWVPERVLTELTSSSGVLRRVSVREGLTWWQTGGIIEEAGLGDAKGFAAAVADPALLAAHGIEARDAEGYLFPETYLLTPPKDHPSRHMAEVMIREFLKNAQKVWPQGLPPFEELHRTVILASLVEKETGDVTERARIAGVFRNRLKKHMLMQCDPTVIYGLGPNFDGNLRKSDLQDRDNPYNTYVHPGLPPGPICSPGLDSLLAAAHPEEHGYLYFVAKGDGSHQFSKTLEEHNRAVRRYQIRRDRSNYRSTRQ
- a CDS encoding threonine synthase, translating into MTRFVCRDCGLAFDVMVPRWRCDCGGLLDLEFSPRLDPAEVAGRPATLWRYREALPVPEGAELTLGEGFTPMLEVDLGGRNVLVKQEQLFPTGSYKDRGAAVMMAMAAHIGVTDVVEDSSGNAGCAVAAFAAKAGIRCRIFVPADNSPGKLGQIELYGAELNPVPGTREDTAAACMAAAEDRYYASHVYNPFFFHGTKTFAFEVVEQLGWRAPDTVVLPAGNGTLLLGAHIGFTELKAMGLIDRVPKLVAVQSARCAPLCAAFEAGAATVAQASSEPTLAEGIAIALPMRGEQMLRAVRDTGGVCLAVSEEAILAAFRDMGRKGFCIEPTSAAVAAGAAEYVRTAPRDEVVVTMFTGHGLKVGDKLHKLVSD
- a CDS encoding glycosyltransferase family 2 protein, producing MAAPRISVTMPCFDCGDTVAGALDSLLAQEGADFEVVAVDDGSSDDTAGILAEYARRDSRVRFLSIPHGGVIRAANAAIEAARGTYIARMDADDESLPGRLAVQAGLLDDHPEVGLVGCRVRFGGSRSRCRGYAHYVDWTNTLLTHEAISLNRFVEFPVPNPSIMFRRDCLETHGPYREGDFPEDYDLLLRWLEGGVRMLKADAELLVWNDLPDRLSRTHPRYDVDAFYRIKTEYLARWLARNNPHHPVVHILGSGRTTRKRADLLRAHGIEFAAYYDVDPNKIGHRVHGVPVRDRMDIPGPGEGFCLPYVASRGAREEIAAFLGARGCRLGRDYIPAA
- the lepB gene encoding signal peptidase I; the protein is MAETQPLNALREKPRNPWLAMVLSLVAVGLGQVYNGQWRKGVGFYVAEIILALFMILFWADFAAMLLCVSILLGYNLFAAGEAFATARRLSGYTLKPCNRWWVYLLCLAVSLGSGAVFEQIVKGWFFMAYQVPSASMLPTIRVGDHFMVEVLEPGDALERGEIVIFSLPETNGRDFVKRVVGLPGETVEIRERKVFIDGTPLNEPYVFHSKEDFLPLRDTFGPVVLGPDEYFLMGDNREDSYDSRWLGPVRRERITGRAGYIYLPGDLDAPDWADRLGAPLR
- a CDS encoding Ppx/GppA phosphatase family protein, which encodes MRPKLIYTLLAGLILCLCMVSTSLAQDATVVRRAAFDIGSAAIKCIIADVDLSTGLIVKTVDTLSEKVDFAEDLARSYDGNLSKEVMAEGIQTLEKLKAVAVEKNALEYSAVGGRIFQKAQNGRAYFVRIRQETGIPSRVISEQQAAMLSYHAVRQELDDKTEDLLVWDIGGNSMHMTIRKPDGGLLFYIDPMASVACKNVVIRTIQKKDINTTASPNPVSAEEVAQALAYIRAHATITVPRYIADQVAHPGLTVAGIGGVHYYSVPEVLGGRKAVYTRDEVAAALKKWTGKSDKDFDSEYAESRLTNLILVLGYMDALGIKEVRPLKINQADGLFAAREFW